A region of Streptomyces sp. NBC_01750 DNA encodes the following proteins:
- a CDS encoding NUDIX domain-containing protein, whose amino-acid sequence MPKDSHCGNCGAPYGPGAGWPRTCPACGETAYRNPLPVAVALLPAHDADGTGLVVITRTIEPQRGGIALPGGFIDHGEDWQQAVVRELREETGIEAARADVRLADALSSPDGHLLLFGLLPERTAADLPDPAPTDETDGWHLLRGPAELAFPLHTVAVRNWFAGRYG is encoded by the coding sequence GTGCCCAAGGACTCCCACTGCGGCAACTGCGGAGCGCCGTACGGCCCGGGCGCCGGCTGGCCCCGTACCTGCCCGGCCTGCGGCGAGACCGCGTACCGCAATCCGCTGCCCGTCGCCGTCGCGCTGCTCCCGGCCCATGACGCCGACGGCACCGGACTCGTCGTCATCACCCGCACCATCGAACCGCAGCGCGGCGGCATCGCGCTGCCCGGCGGCTTCATCGACCACGGCGAGGACTGGCAGCAGGCGGTAGTCCGGGAGCTGCGGGAGGAGACCGGGATCGAGGCGGCGCGCGCCGACGTCCGGCTCGCCGACGCGCTGAGCTCGCCGGACGGCCATCTGCTCCTCTTCGGCCTGCTGCCGGAACGCACTGCCGCGGACCTCCCGGACCCGGCGCCCACGGACGAGACGGACGGCTGGCATCTGCTGCGCGGCCCCGCCGAGCTGGCGTTCCCGCTGCACACCGTCGCCGTACGGAACTGGTTCGCCGGCCGATACGGCTGA
- a CDS encoding M15 family metallopeptidase: MTGLASAFRALGATAVALLAITAATTPMAQARSEPKAPKEFVALRTVDPTIIQEMRYKTVHNFVGEPVDGYRRPLCIVTRPTAQALHRAQSKLLRQGYSLKVYDCYRPQRAVDHFVRWAKDLEDEAMKKEFYPQVDKSRLFEDGYIAEKSGHSRGSTVDLTIVKLPALPTRPYVPGERLVPCYAPKSERFPDNSVDMGTGFDCFDTLSHTDDPRIQGKQRANRQLLKSTLGAVGFVNLPEEWWHFTYKPEPFPDTFFDFPVAWRSVAGH, from the coding sequence ATGACTGGACTTGCTTCCGCGTTCCGCGCCCTCGGGGCGACGGCCGTCGCGCTCCTCGCCATCACCGCGGCCACCACCCCCATGGCACAGGCCCGTTCCGAACCGAAGGCGCCGAAGGAGTTCGTGGCGCTGCGTACCGTTGACCCGACGATCATCCAGGAGATGCGTTACAAGACCGTGCACAATTTCGTGGGCGAGCCGGTGGACGGCTACCGCCGGCCGCTCTGCATCGTCACCCGGCCCACCGCGCAGGCGCTGCACCGGGCGCAGTCGAAGCTGCTGCGGCAGGGCTACTCACTGAAGGTGTACGACTGCTACCGGCCCCAGCGGGCCGTTGACCACTTCGTGCGGTGGGCGAAGGACCTCGAGGACGAGGCGATGAAAAAGGAGTTCTATCCTCAAGTCGACAAGTCGCGACTGTTCGAGGACGGTTACATAGCGGAGAAGTCCGGGCACAGCCGGGGCAGCACGGTCGATCTCACCATCGTGAAGCTGCCGGCCTTGCCGACGAGGCCGTATGTCCCGGGCGAGCGTCTCGTCCCGTGCTATGCGCCGAAGTCCGAGCGCTTCCCGGACAATTCCGTCGACATGGGGACCGGATTCGACTGCTTCGACACGCTGTCGCACACCGATGACCCCAGGATTCAGGGCAAGCAGCGTGCCAACCGGCAACTGCTGAAGAGCACCCTGGGCGCGGTCGGCTTTGTGAACCTTCCCGAGGAGTGGTGGCACTTCACCTACAAGCCGGAGCCCTTCCCTGACACCTTCTTCGACTTCCCCGTGGCGTGGCGTTCGGTCGCCGGGCACTGA
- a CDS encoding DUF962 domain-containing protein gives MAQQTFDSYEEFWPYYVAMHSRSATRWVHLTGTLTGLAVSVYGLARGRKRYAAALPLIGYGTAWPAHFFIEKNNPATFGHPAWSLRGDVQMIRMMLAGRDGELAEIADKWLAENR, from the coding sequence ATGGCGCAGCAGACATTTGATTCGTACGAGGAGTTCTGGCCCTACTACGTCGCGATGCATTCGAGGTCCGCGACCCGCTGGGTCCATCTGACCGGCACGCTGACGGGCCTCGCGGTGAGCGTGTACGGGCTGGCGCGCGGGCGGAAGCGGTATGCGGCCGCTCTGCCGCTGATCGGTTACGGGACCGCCTGGCCGGCGCATTTCTTCATCGAGAAGAACAACCCCGCCACCTTCGGGCATCCCGCCTGGTCACTGCGGGGCGACGTGCAGATGATCCGGATGATGCTGGCGGGCCGGGACGGTGAACTGGCCGAGATCGCCGACAAGTGGCTCGCCGAGAACCGCTGA
- a CDS encoding Zn-ribbon domain-containing OB-fold protein, with the protein MVAGWFTQDSGEEDFRLLGTRCTACSSVFFPREDSYCRNPACAGGELAEVQLSKRGRVWSYTDGRYRPPAPYVSDPAAEWKPYALLAVELEAERMVVLGQAVPGVTVAELAVGMEVEVVPGVLNEDAGTVWTTWHWRPVETAS; encoded by the coding sequence GTGGTGGCCGGATGGTTCACACAGGACAGCGGTGAGGAGGACTTCCGACTGCTGGGCACCCGCTGTACGGCCTGCTCCTCGGTGTTCTTCCCGCGTGAGGACTCGTACTGCCGCAACCCCGCCTGCGCGGGCGGTGAGTTGGCGGAGGTACAGCTCTCCAAGCGGGGACGGGTGTGGTCGTACACGGACGGGCGCTACCGTCCGCCGGCTCCGTACGTGTCCGACCCGGCCGCGGAGTGGAAGCCGTACGCGCTTCTCGCCGTCGAGCTCGAGGCCGAGCGGATGGTCGTCCTCGGTCAGGCCGTGCCGGGTGTGACCGTCGCGGAACTGGCGGTCGGCATGGAGGTCGAGGTCGTACCCGGTGTGCTCAACGAGGACGCGGGGACCGTCTGGACGACCTGGCACTGGCGGCCCGTGGAGACGGCGTCATGA
- a CDS encoding lipid-transfer protein: MTGDVAVLGAGMHPWGKWGRSFVEYGTTAARAAMADAGIGWQQVRSVVGADTVRCGYPGYVAGATFAQALGWQGARVTSVYAACASGAQAVNTARSQLLAGMADVVLVVGADSAPKGFFTPAGGDRPDDPDWLRFRVLGATNPAYFGLYARRRMALYGDTPEDFALVKVKNAAAGALNPNARYRRTVSAEDVAASPVVADPLRLLDICATSDGAAALVLSSMDFARRHGAADPVRIRAVSTVTPTYPKAVLDLPDIATDSAAAVGPSPRSFRASIALAAYEEAGIGPDDLSLAEVYDLSTALELEWYEDIGLCGAGEGAKLVREGATALGGRIPVNASGGLASFGEAVPAQAIAQVCELTWQLRGAAGERQVPGARAGITANQGLFGHGSAVVAVR, encoded by the coding sequence ATGACCGGCGATGTGGCGGTCCTCGGGGCCGGAATGCATCCCTGGGGCAAATGGGGGCGCAGTTTCGTCGAGTACGGCACGACAGCGGCCAGGGCGGCGATGGCCGACGCCGGGATCGGCTGGCAGCAGGTGCGGTCGGTGGTCGGCGCGGACACGGTGCGCTGCGGCTATCCCGGGTATGTGGCCGGGGCGACGTTCGCGCAGGCGCTGGGCTGGCAGGGGGCACGCGTCACCAGCGTCTACGCGGCGTGCGCCTCGGGCGCGCAGGCGGTCAACACCGCACGTTCCCAGCTCCTGGCCGGGATGGCCGATGTAGTGCTGGTGGTGGGCGCGGACTCGGCGCCGAAGGGATTCTTCACACCGGCCGGAGGCGATCGGCCGGACGACCCCGACTGGCTGCGCTTCCGGGTGCTGGGCGCGACCAACCCGGCGTACTTCGGGCTCTACGCACGCCGCCGTATGGCTCTGTACGGGGACACTCCCGAAGACTTCGCGCTGGTCAAGGTCAAGAACGCGGCGGCGGGCGCGCTCAACCCCAACGCCCGCTACCGCAGGACCGTTTCGGCCGAGGACGTCGCCGCCTCCCCGGTGGTCGCCGATCCACTGCGGCTGCTCGACATCTGCGCGACTTCCGACGGCGCCGCCGCGCTGGTGCTGAGCAGCATGGACTTCGCGCGTCGGCACGGGGCCGCCGATCCGGTCCGGATCCGCGCGGTCTCCACCGTCACGCCGACCTATCCGAAGGCCGTACTCGACCTTCCGGACATCGCGACCGACTCGGCGGCCGCGGTGGGGCCCTCCCCGCGCTCCTTTCGCGCGTCGATCGCACTGGCCGCGTACGAGGAGGCGGGCATCGGACCCGACGACCTCTCGCTCGCCGAGGTGTACGACCTCTCCACAGCCCTGGAGCTGGAGTGGTACGAGGACATCGGTCTGTGCGGGGCGGGTGAAGGAGCCAAGCTCGTACGCGAAGGTGCCACGGCTCTCGGCGGGCGCATCCCGGTGAACGCAAGCGGCGGGCTGGCGTCCTTCGGTGAAGCCGTGCCGGCCCAGGCCATCGCGCAGGTCTGCGAGCTGACCTGGCAGCTCCGGGGTGCGGCCGGAGAGCGCCAGGTACCGGGAGCCCGTGCCGGGATCACCGCGAACCAGGGGCTTTTCGGCCATGGTTCGGCGGTCGTCGCCGTTCGCTGA
- a CDS encoding MIP/aquaporin family protein — translation MSNGDIFVGEVIGTAILILFGAGVCAAVTLHHSKAKAAGWVVIAFGWGFGVLAGAYTAAPLSGGHLNPAVTLGVAVDTGEWSKVPLYILGQTVGATLGAVLAYLVYFAQFQANAEETNAQPTLGIFSTSPEIRSPAANLITEIIATTGLVLPILAFGKNDGIGIGQIPGQNAGIYGSGISILLVSLLVVGIGLSLGGPTGYAINPARDLGPRITHALLPIPNKGTSDWGYAWVPVAGPVIGGLLAGLIFNAAF, via the coding sequence ATGAGCAATGGAGACATTTTCGTCGGTGAGGTCATCGGCACCGCGATACTCATCCTCTTCGGCGCGGGCGTCTGTGCCGCCGTCACGCTTCATCACTCCAAGGCGAAGGCCGCGGGCTGGGTCGTCATCGCCTTCGGCTGGGGTTTCGGTGTGCTGGCCGGCGCGTACACCGCCGCTCCGCTGTCGGGTGGTCATCTCAATCCGGCCGTGACGCTGGGCGTCGCCGTGGACACCGGGGAGTGGAGCAAGGTTCCGCTGTACATCCTCGGGCAGACGGTCGGCGCGACCCTCGGCGCCGTACTCGCCTATCTCGTCTACTTCGCTCAGTTCCAGGCCAACGCGGAGGAGACGAACGCACAGCCCACGCTCGGGATCTTCTCGACCAGCCCGGAGATCCGCAGTCCGGCCGCCAACCTGATCACCGAGATCATCGCGACGACAGGTCTGGTGCTCCCGATACTGGCCTTCGGCAAGAACGACGGCATCGGCATCGGCCAGATCCCCGGGCAGAACGCCGGGATCTACGGCTCCGGCATCTCCATCCTGCTGGTGTCGCTGCTGGTCGTCGGCATCGGACTCTCGCTCGGCGGGCCGACCGGCTACGCCATCAACCCGGCTCGCGACCTGGGGCCGCGCATCACACACGCACTGCTGCCGATCCCCAACAAGGGAACATCCGACTGGGGTTACGCCTGGGTGCCGGTGGCCGGACCCGTGATCGGCGGGCTGCTGGCCGGCCTCATTTTCAACGCTGCCTTCTAG
- the glpK gene encoding glycerol kinase GlpK yields the protein MTEKFVAAIDQGTTSSRCIIFDQDGAIVAVDQREHRQIFPKPGWVEHDATEIWSKVQAVVAGAIAKAGLRTDQLSALGITNQRETTVLWDRATGKPVHNAIVWQDTRTAALCHELGGTDGQDRFRDTTGLPLASYFSGPKAAWLLDNVPGLRSRAERGEIAFGTIDSWLIWNLTGGTDGGVHVTDVTNASRTMLMNLQSLEWDPEILSAMNVPQAILPEIRSSAEVYGTAVGQLSGVPVASALGDQQAAIFGQACYDTGTAKNTYGTGSFLLLNTGNRPVPSKSGLITTLGYKIGDEAPVYCLEGSIAITGALVQWFRDQLGIIRSADEIETLAASVDDNGGAYIVPAFSGLFAPYWRSDARGVITGLTRYVTKAHLARAVLEATSWQTREVVDAMYQDSGVQITTLKVDGGMTSNNLLMQHQADVLGVPVIRPKVSETTCLGAAYAAGLATGVWSDLDELKAHWKRDVEWSPRMEAQTREREYHNWRKAVERSFGWEEAGGQS from the coding sequence ATGACGGAAAAATTCGTCGCCGCAATCGACCAGGGCACCACATCCAGCCGCTGCATCATTTTCGACCAGGACGGCGCGATCGTCGCCGTCGACCAACGCGAGCACCGTCAGATCTTCCCCAAGCCCGGCTGGGTGGAGCACGACGCCACCGAAATCTGGTCCAAGGTCCAGGCCGTGGTGGCGGGAGCCATCGCCAAGGCCGGGCTGCGCACCGACCAGCTCAGCGCGCTCGGCATCACCAACCAGCGGGAGACGACGGTCCTGTGGGACCGGGCGACCGGCAAGCCGGTGCACAACGCGATCGTCTGGCAGGACACCCGTACCGCCGCGCTCTGCCATGAACTGGGCGGCACGGACGGGCAGGACCGTTTCCGCGACACGACGGGACTACCGCTGGCCAGCTACTTCTCGGGACCCAAAGCGGCCTGGCTGCTGGACAATGTGCCAGGACTGCGCAGCCGGGCCGAACGCGGTGAGATCGCCTTCGGCACCATCGACTCCTGGCTGATCTGGAACCTCACGGGCGGTACGGACGGGGGCGTCCACGTCACCGATGTGACCAACGCTTCCCGCACCATGCTGATGAACCTGCAGAGCCTCGAGTGGGATCCGGAGATCCTGTCGGCGATGAACGTGCCGCAGGCGATCCTTCCCGAGATCAGGTCCTCGGCGGAGGTGTACGGGACGGCTGTCGGCCAGCTCTCCGGCGTGCCGGTGGCATCCGCGCTCGGCGACCAGCAGGCCGCGATCTTCGGGCAGGCCTGCTACGACACCGGCACGGCCAAGAACACCTACGGCACCGGCAGCTTCCTGCTGCTCAATACCGGCAACCGGCCCGTGCCCTCGAAGAGCGGGCTGATCACCACCCTGGGCTACAAGATCGGCGACGAGGCGCCGGTGTACTGCCTGGAGGGGTCGATCGCGATCACCGGCGCCCTGGTGCAGTGGTTCCGGGACCAGCTCGGCATCATCCGCAGCGCGGACGAGATCGAGACGCTGGCCGCCAGTGTGGACGACAACGGTGGCGCGTACATCGTCCCGGCGTTCTCCGGGCTCTTCGCCCCGTACTGGCGCTCCGACGCACGCGGGGTGATCACCGGCCTGACCAGGTATGTCACCAAGGCCCATCTGGCGCGGGCGGTGCTGGAGGCGACCAGCTGGCAGACGCGTGAGGTCGTCGACGCGATGTACCAGGACTCCGGGGTGCAGATCACCACGCTCAAAGTGGACGGCGGGATGACCTCCAACAACCTGCTGATGCAGCATCAGGCGGATGTGCTGGGCGTACCGGTGATCCGGCCGAAGGTCTCGGAGACCACCTGCCTCGGGGCCGCGTACGCGGCGGGGCTGGCGACCGGCGTCTGGTCCGACCTCGATGAGCTCAAGGCGCACTGGAAACGCGATGTCGAGTGGTCGCCGCGGATGGAGGCGCAGACCCGCGAGCGCGAGTACCACAATTGGCGCAAGGCGGTGGAGCGGAGCTTCGGCTGGGAGGAGGCCGGCGGCCAGTCCTGA
- a CDS encoding GTP-binding protein, protein MVFGRSSRRKPPVEPVTLKILVAGGFGVGKTTLVGAVSEIRPLRTEETLSEAGRPVDDTEGVENKTTTTVAMDFGRITLREDLVLYLFGTPGQDRFWFLWDELAQGALGAVVLADTRRLEDSFAAIDYFERRGIPFTVAVNCFEGAGRFPGESVRAALDLDSEVPLLMTDARERESVKEVLVAVVEHALTRADRRREHATT, encoded by the coding sequence ATGGTCTTCGGGCGCTCTAGCCGCCGAAAGCCACCTGTCGAACCGGTGACGTTGAAGATCCTGGTGGCGGGCGGATTCGGCGTGGGCAAGACGACCCTGGTGGGTGCGGTCAGCGAGATCAGACCGCTGCGTACCGAGGAGACGCTGAGTGAGGCGGGCCGCCCCGTCGACGACACCGAAGGCGTCGAGAACAAGACGACCACCACGGTCGCCATGGACTTCGGGCGCATCACGCTCCGCGAGGACCTGGTGCTGTATCTCTTCGGCACACCGGGGCAGGACCGTTTCTGGTTCCTGTGGGACGAGCTGGCGCAGGGCGCGCTGGGCGCGGTCGTCCTCGCCGACACCCGCCGCCTGGAGGACTCCTTCGCGGCGATCGACTATTTCGAACGCCGTGGCATCCCCTTCACCGTGGCCGTCAACTGCTTCGAAGGGGCGGGCCGTTTCCCCGGCGAGAGCGTGCGTGCCGCGCTGGATCTCGACTCCGAGGTGCCGCTGCTGATGACCGACGCGCGCGAGCGCGAGTCGGTCAAGGAGGTGCTGGTGGCGGTGGTGGAGCACGCCCTGACCCGTGCCGACCGCCGGCGCGAGCACGCCACCACCTGA
- a CDS encoding DUF742 domain-containing protein: MSESAQYAQQPHHFFDAEAGPVVRPYAMTRGRTSSATRHRLDLIALVVPELAADDPGNDQSLSPEHVEIVERCGDTPQSIAELAATLDLPVGVVRVLVGDLVEDALVHVTRPVPPAELPDVSILREVINGLRAL, translated from the coding sequence ATGAGTGAGTCAGCTCAGTACGCCCAGCAGCCCCACCACTTCTTCGATGCCGAAGCCGGCCCCGTAGTCCGTCCGTACGCGATGACACGCGGACGGACGAGCAGCGCGACCCGGCACCGCCTCGACCTGATCGCTCTGGTCGTCCCGGAGCTCGCGGCCGACGACCCCGGCAACGACCAGTCGCTCTCCCCGGAGCATGTCGAGATAGTCGAGCGCTGTGGCGACACCCCTCAGTCGATAGCCGAGCTCGCGGCTACCCTGGACCTTCCTGTCGGAGTCGTCCGGGTCCTCGTCGGCGATCTCGTCGAGGACGCACTGGTGCATGTAACCCGTCCCGTTCCGCCGGCCGAACTGCCGGACGTGAGCATTCTCCGCGAGGTGATCAATGGTCTTCGGGCGCTCTAG
- a CDS encoding roadblock/LC7 domain-containing protein gives MTAPHAASNAHPTTNGVYPTTNGSGELNWLLDELVDRVASIRKALVLSSDGLATGTSRDLTREDGEHLAAVASGFHSLAKGVGRHFEAGRVRQTVVELDEAFLFVTAAGDGSCLAVLADADSDVGQVAYEMTLMVKRVGVHLTTAPRTGLRTGG, from the coding sequence ATGACCGCACCGCACGCCGCATCCAACGCCCACCCGACCACCAACGGCGTCTATCCGACCACCAACGGCTCCGGCGAGCTCAACTGGCTGCTTGACGAGCTGGTCGACCGCGTCGCCAGCATCCGCAAGGCACTTGTGCTCTCCAGCGACGGACTGGCCACCGGCACGTCCCGGGACCTCACCCGTGAGGACGGTGAGCATCTCGCCGCTGTGGCCTCGGGATTCCACAGCCTTGCCAAGGGCGTCGGCCGCCACTTCGAGGCAGGCAGGGTCCGGCAGACCGTCGTGGAGCTGGACGAGGCCTTCCTGTTCGTCACGGCGGCGGGCGACGGCAGCTGTCTCGCCGTGCTCGCCGACGCCGACTCCGACGTCGGCCAGGTCGCGTACGAGATGACCCTCATGGTCAAGCGTGTCGGCGTCCACCTCACCACCGCGCCACGGACCGGTCTGCGCACCGGAGGGTGA
- a CDS encoding sensor histidine kinase, protein MRFRGKSIRRKIVALLLVPLVSLTALWGFATVLTGREASQLLDVTSVVEEVGHPVADTVVVIQKERRQTLIYLADRRASDALPSLRDRRAATDRAVAKIKSNLEKSGIRDDMRPDTSQKLSFLLDELDGLGALRRSVEAGTVSRSQALEFYNRLVDPCYSFLLTLHALSDVEMERQGRALVGLVRAAEMLSREDALIASSLTTGKITADEIRSLSDFVAKRELYYETSLEVLPAKEREIYEQYWSSPETAPLRDTEERLIQAGPVSDAGASEAGRWQSAATPVLDDLAREAKEAGVRYQHRVEPSAYNVFVKAGIAGVLGFLALLVSVIVSVRIGRDLVRDLSRLRKEAHEVSGVRLPSVMRRLAAGEHVDVETEAPRLDYDKDEIGQAGQALNTLQRAAVEAAVRQADMRRGVSEVFVNLARRNQVLLHRQLTLLDTMERRTEDTEELADLFRLDHLTTRMRRHAEGLVILSGAAPSRQWRKPIQLMDVVRAAVAEVEDYERIEVRRLPRIGVGGPAVADLTHLIAELLENATVFSPPHTAVQVHGERVANGFTLEIHDRGLGMAPEGLLDANLRLAETPEFELSDTDRLGLFVVSRLAQRQNVRVSLQPSPYGGTTAVVFIPAALLTEAPETQGTGFRLDRKSESAAGRRGSDGRHPALAKVPTGLSGSTLLDGPVELEAPVGALGFDDRPVLGGGGSLADIEDTESERGGIFRARARDRRRESPDEQHQQARDQSPGPIGGPVPLPRRKPPTLVTDNGRRVDERGRTHPAPAPGPARAAEPPPAPVPDPRPAAWPGPTPVPAPTPVPNPEPTPVPTPERPPAPAAGPAPATLDGLPRRVRQASLAPQLRETSGAAGQPPAPATEQDIERDAEEVRNRMASMQRGWQRGRLQNAEEAEATDQAAGSGETAPGTTSEGDGR, encoded by the coding sequence ATGCGCTTTCGCGGGAAGTCCATCCGCCGGAAGATCGTGGCGTTGCTGCTGGTGCCGCTTGTCTCCCTCACCGCGCTCTGGGGCTTCGCCACCGTACTGACCGGACGGGAGGCGAGTCAGCTCCTGGATGTCACTTCCGTGGTGGAGGAGGTCGGTCATCCGGTCGCGGACACCGTCGTCGTCATCCAGAAGGAACGCCGTCAGACGCTCATCTACCTTGCGGACCGCAGGGCTTCCGACGCTCTGCCCTCCCTGCGCGATCGGCGCGCGGCCACCGACCGGGCCGTCGCCAAGATCAAATCGAATCTGGAGAAGTCCGGAATCCGCGACGACATGCGGCCCGACACTTCGCAGAAGCTCAGCTTCCTCCTCGACGAACTCGACGGCCTGGGCGCTCTGCGCCGCTCCGTGGAGGCCGGCACGGTCTCCCGCAGCCAGGCCCTGGAGTTCTACAACCGGCTGGTCGACCCCTGCTACAGCTTCCTGCTGACGCTCCATGCGCTCAGCGATGTCGAAATGGAACGCCAGGGCCGCGCTCTCGTCGGCCTCGTCCGCGCCGCCGAAATGCTCTCCCGCGAGGACGCGTTGATCGCCTCCTCGCTCACCACCGGCAAGATCACCGCCGATGAGATCCGTTCGCTCTCCGACTTCGTGGCCAAGCGCGAGCTGTACTACGAGACCAGCCTCGAAGTCCTGCCCGCCAAGGAACGCGAGATCTACGAGCAGTACTGGAGCAGCCCCGAGACCGCGCCGCTGCGAGACACCGAGGAACGCCTCATCCAGGCCGGCCCGGTCAGCGACGCGGGCGCGTCCGAAGCCGGGCGCTGGCAGTCCGCGGCCACACCCGTCCTCGACGACCTCGCCCGAGAGGCCAAGGAAGCGGGCGTCCGCTACCAGCACCGGGTCGAGCCCTCGGCGTACAACGTCTTCGTCAAGGCGGGTATCGCGGGCGTACTCGGCTTCCTCGCCCTCCTCGTCTCGGTGATCGTCTCCGTACGCATCGGCCGTGACCTTGTCCGCGACCTCTCCCGCCTGCGCAAGGAGGCTCACGAGGTCTCCGGTGTCCGTCTCCCCAGCGTGATGCGCCGTCTCGCCGCCGGCGAGCATGTCGACGTCGAGACCGAAGCCCCGCGTCTGGACTACGACAAGGACGAGATAGGCCAGGCGGGCCAGGCGCTCAACACCCTTCAGCGGGCTGCCGTCGAGGCCGCTGTCCGCCAGGCCGACATGCGCCGCGGAGTCTCCGAAGTCTTCGTCAACCTCGCCCGCCGCAACCAGGTCCTCCTGCACCGCCAGCTCACGCTCCTCGACACCATGGAGCGGCGCACCGAGGACACCGAGGAACTCGCGGACCTGTTCCGCCTCGACCACCTCACCACCCGTATGCGCCGGCACGCCGAGGGCCTGGTGATCCTGTCCGGCGCCGCACCGTCCCGCCAGTGGCGCAAGCCGATCCAGCTGATGGACGTCGTACGGGCCGCGGTCGCCGAGGTCGAGGACTACGAGCGCATCGAGGTGCGGCGGCTGCCGCGCATCGGTGTCGGCGGTCCGGCGGTCGCGGACCTCACTCATCTCATCGCCGAACTCCTCGAGAACGCGACGGTGTTCTCGCCCCCGCACACCGCCGTCCAGGTGCACGGCGAGCGGGTCGCCAACGGCTTCACGCTCGAAATCCACGACCGCGGCCTGGGCATGGCCCCGGAAGGGCTGCTGGACGCGAATCTGCGGCTCGCCGAGACCCCCGAGTTCGAGCTCTCCGACACCGACCGGCTCGGGCTCTTCGTCGTCAGCCGGCTCGCCCAGCGCCAGAACGTCCGGGTCTCGCTGCAGCCCTCCCCGTACGGAGGGACCACCGCGGTCGTCTTCATCCCCGCGGCCCTGCTCACCGAGGCTCCGGAGACCCAGGGCACCGGCTTCCGCCTCGACCGCAAGAGTGAGAGTGCGGCCGGACGCCGCGGCAGCGACGGCAGGCACCCGGCGCTCGCCAAGGTACCCACCGGTCTGAGCGGCTCCACCCTGCTGGACGGCCCCGTCGAACTGGAGGCGCCCGTCGGCGCCTTGGGCTTTGACGACCGGCCGGTCCTCGGCGGAGGCGGCTCGCTCGCCGACATCGAGGACACGGAGAGCGAACGCGGCGGAATCTTCCGCGCCCGTGCCCGGGACCGCCGTCGCGAATCCCCGGACGAGCAGCACCAGCAGGCGCGGGACCAGTCGCCGGGCCCGATCGGCGGCCCGGTGCCACTGCCGCGCCGCAAGCCTCCGACGCTGGTCACCGACAACGGCCGCAGGGTGGACGAGCGGGGTCGTACCCACCCCGCCCCGGCCCCGGGACCCGCGCGCGCCGCGGAGCCTCCGCCCGCGCCGGTCCCCGATCCACGTCCCGCTGCCTGGCCGGGACCCACGCCGGTACCCGCACCCACACCCGTACCCAATCCGGAACCGACACCCGTACCTACTCCGGAACGCCCACCGGCCCCCGCCGCAGGACCGGCCCCGGCCACGCTCGACGGCCTGCCCCGTCGGGTCCGCCAGGCCAGCCTCGCCCCTCAGCTCCGGGAGACGTCCGGCGCTGCCGGGCAGCCGCCCGCACCGGCAACCGAGCAGGACATCGAGCGGGACGCGGAAGAAGTGCGCAACCGCATGGCTTCAATGCAGCGAGGCTGGCAGCGCGGCCGCCTGCAGAACGCCGAAGAGGCCGAGGCCACCGACCAGGCCGCCGGTTCCGGCGAGACCGCACCAGGAACCACATCTGAGGGGGACGGTCGATGA
- a CDS encoding GntR family transcriptional regulator — protein sequence MGTTESEIGGLADDRPLLGRTSTAERVADILRTRIAEGYFPPGERLSEDSIGKALGVSRNTLREAFRLLTHERLLEHQLNRGVFVRMLAVQDVVDIYRTRQLVECAVVHGLGEPPYQLETLETAVAGGERSEREHDWKGVATANIHFHRELVALAGSARTDELMRSVLAELRLAFHVVDNPRLLHQPYLVRNRAILEALRAGDRSGAERLLTDYLDDSRTQMVETYAHLVDEPDEDGE from the coding sequence GTGGGGACGACGGAGTCCGAGATCGGCGGACTGGCGGACGACCGCCCGCTGTTGGGCCGCACCAGCACGGCGGAGCGGGTCGCGGACATCCTGCGCACCCGCATCGCGGAGGGCTACTTCCCGCCGGGGGAACGCCTGTCCGAGGACAGCATCGGCAAGGCGCTCGGCGTCTCGCGCAACACACTTCGCGAAGCGTTCCGGCTGCTCACCCATGAGCGGCTGCTCGAGCACCAGCTCAACCGCGGGGTGTTCGTCCGGATGCTCGCCGTCCAGGACGTCGTGGACATCTACCGCACCCGGCAGCTCGTCGAGTGCGCTGTCGTGCACGGGCTCGGTGAGCCGCCGTACCAACTGGAGACGCTCGAAACGGCGGTCGCGGGCGGCGAGCGGTCGGAGCGCGAGCACGACTGGAAAGGCGTTGCCACGGCCAATATCCACTTCCATCGCGAACTCGTCGCGCTGGCCGGCAGTGCCCGCACCGACGAGCTGATGCGCAGCGTGCTGGCCGAGCTGCGGCTCGCGTTCCATGTGGTGGACAACCCGCGGCTGCTGCACCAGCCCTACCTCGTACGCAACCGGGCCATCCTCGAAGCGCTGCGGGCCGGCGACCGGTCCGGCGCCGAACGGCTGCTCACCGACTACCTGGACGACTCGCGCACGCAAATGGTGGAGACGTACGCGCATCTGGTCGACGAGCCGGACGAGGACGGAGAGTAG